The sequence GATAGCTGTCAAGCACAAAGAATGCCATCATTTCATAGCTACTTACTTCCTCAGGGTGTCTGAGGAAGGTCTGTGCTTTACAGCCTTGCTCTGTATTAATCCAGATTAACTTTTAATAGGTGTGGGGTTTTGGAAACAATGACGTATGGTATGCAGAGTTACAGAAATCTAATGTGTAATCTAATTTGCCCTAAACCATAGCCGTAGAGTTTAGACAAGTCATGCCACCAAGTGTTTTACCATCAGCTAACAGCATGGACAGGTCTGGTTCCCTCAGTGCCTTGACCATAAGCCAGTTTTAGTACCTAACTGGGACTTGGCCAGCCCTTGTTGTTTCCTCTGTGTCCACTGTGACATGTGGACAGAAGAGACTGCCAGTGGGCCATCTGAGAGCTTTCTAAGCAGCACtggttatttttattgttgaaGAGTTCGGTCTTTGGCCAAGCCAGGgcatttctttaagaaaaatgccTTTCTTGATCAGACATTTATACTTTTAACTGGAATCTGGTTTGTTCCTCAAAGCAGAGTGGAAATGTGCTGTAGTTGCTGTCACCTCCATTCAGCTGAGGAAGGGACTCTGGAGTGGGCATTCTTTTCTTTATGGGCTTGCTTGAAGCATAACACAAGCCAGGAATGAGGTAGAGGCAGGCCTGAAGGAATGCAGAGCTGTGGTAGCTCATGGTGACTGCTGTGTCTTCCTCCACCAGGCATCTGACTCCAGCTTGAATGAAGAGGATGGACTCCATGTTTTCTTGTGGTGGCTGCTAGGTACGTGAGCACATCTCCAACCACCCCTGCTGAGATGCAGGCAAGGCTCAGCTCTCTGAGGTTTCATCCCTGGACACCTGGGTTGGGCAGAGCAGACTGTGGTGGGAGTCCATATGCTGGTGTTGTTACTCTGAGCTTCCAGTAGATGTTGATTTGCAAAGAGTGGGAGTTTGTGGCACTCATTAAGAGCTTTGTGCAAGGAGGTGCTCTTCATTTGGCCAACAAGTCAAATACAGCACCTGAAAGATAGTTGCAAGGTAGTAGTGTAGTGAGAGAATGAGACTACAGTCAGGCATGGTTGCAGGTACCTTCTTGATTCCTCCCTGCCTGTTGTACCTGAGGCTGTGAGCTAtgcagcagtgaggaagagGGGTAGTTGCCACTTGAAGTTTTGACTCAGCACAGTGCTTCATGGAGGACACTTTACAGTCTGGCAGTTGAGTTTTTTATGTCTCCAGCCTACATTTACTGATGGCTTTTCAGGGAACCTGAGATTGATATTTCATCCATAGTTACAAGTAACTGTATATTCTACCAATTCTATTTTCCAGCGCTGTGTCCCTGCTTTTAAGATGTATTCAGGACTGTCTTGGCATCTCAAGCTTTGCAAATAAGATACCTGTGACCCAAGGACCATTAATAGTTTTCTGCCCATCTTGCCAAGTCTGGGAGTTCTGTCTTCTCTAAGTCTTTTCTTTCACTAAAAGCCAAATCACAGGAGTCCTCAGGCTGGTTGACTTGAGCTGAGCCATGCTTAAGCAATGCTTGCAGGCTGTGCTTCTCTTCCAGGTATTGCTGCACTCACCTTCGCTCTCCTCATGTCTGCAAGAATGGGGATTTTCCAGGAGACACTGTACAAGCAGTTTGGGAAGCACTCCAAAGAGGCCCTTTTTTACAATGTGAGTCActgcatcttttctgtttcatttactGGACAGAGAGAGCTACTCAGAGACCCCTTCCCTCCCACCTGGTACTCAGATCCATGCAGGCAGCCCTGTGAGCTATTTCAAATGATAGTGGTTTCAGCTATGTGTAGTCCTCATACCCCAAAAGTTTCCTTTGGAGGTGCAGCCCATGtagtgaattttaaaaagagggGAGGTTTGGCTTCCTGAATTTCCCCTGCTTGGCAGCAGACTGGTGACTTCTCTACAACAGTGCTTTGCATGGTGGAATTCACAGTCTGTATACCTGGGCTGTAGTAGATCCTTCTtcatcagggggaagttcttcacagagagagtggtgagatgctggaaaaggctgcccagagtggctgtggatgccctgtccatccctggaggtgttcaaggccaggttggatggggctctgggcagcctggtctggtattaaatgtggagattggtggccctgcctgtggtagaGGGCTTCATGATCCTTGGTGTCCCTTCCAAACCAGGCCATTCTTCGTTCTGTGATCCCATCCTCCTCCTTTGCTTCCTAGAGGGAGGAGGTTTTTTTTGCTGCTATAGGTGTACAGAGCATGTTAAAAACAGGCAATATTCCTGGGGCAGAAATCCAAAGGATCACATTCTGTGAGGATAGAGCAGTGAAGCTTACGCTCGCATCCACAGAGATGTGTGAGACTGATTTTTCAGAATGAGAAGTGAGTGGATTCATATGATTTATTAGCATCATGCCTTCctttaccttttctttccagcatGCATTACCACTCCCTGGCTTTGTCCTCCTGGCTCCAAACATCTACCACCATGCAGTTCTCTTCAGCCAGTCTGGTGAGTGTTGTATAGGTGGAGCCTTGTTCTTATACCTTTCTGTCCTCTGGAAAATGCTGGATGAAGCTTTTGTCATTCATGGACAGGAGAGACGTTCTCTCTCCTTGCATTTCCTCTTAGCATTAGCAAGCCTTGCTCCGTTCTGGCCCACGCTTTGTATGCCTACAGCAGAtaaatttttcttgaaataattgATGTTGAGAGACCTCCTTGTCCTTTCTCCCCACAGAGCCATTCCAGATCCCAGTGATTGGGCTGACCCTGCCAATCATGTGGTTCTACCTCCTCATGAACGTCATCACTCAGTATCCTTCCAATGTGCAGCTTGAGATAAGCTGTGGAGATAGCAGCATGATGGGAGAGGTGAAATGGAGTGGGGATGCTGAGCCTGTGGTACCTTCCCTACATTGTGGTAGCTGATGTTTGTGTAACTCTTGGAAAATACAGAGTGGAATTTAACCTGGAACTTCGACGTTTTCCAGGATGGCTGAAATctgccaccacctccccagggccaggctggctggTAAAAGCTCACAGTGGTTGTGCCAGCCATTAGAAGGAATAACAGCCACTCATATCTGTGTGCAATCTCCCAGGTAGCAAGGGCAGATCTGCAAGTCTGATGAAGCCAAGATACCCTGGAAAATGGGGCCCTTCAGTTAGCAATTTGTTCACTGTGGACAGGTTAGTGTGTCTTATAGCTGCTCAGGTCCCTCAGTGAGACCAGCCATTTACCTGCCTTTCCTTTGCCCCttctgggaggaaaggggaCTCCCGCTGATCCACTGCTAGTTACAGATGGAGAAGTCTGATTTTAGTTTCCCTTAGCTCCATTGCAAGAACTGCAAAACCTATTTGCCATTAACCTTTTGCCAGCACATCAGCTCTGGCTACTGTAGTGGAGGAGTTTTGCTTTCCCATAGAGCAGGCTGAAGGGGATTTTGAGAATCCAGGGTGTCCCTGAGGTTCAGAGCTGTagcacagctgagctgggaAGGGACATTTATTCCTATATGCCCAAACCTTTGCATTCCTGAGGCTAGGAGAACCTCCCTTTTCAGCTCTGATGCTCCCTAACCTCCCACCCACTCAGATACGTCTGCATTCGGGGCGTCTTCATCCTCACCACAGAGTGCACCTCCCTCACTGTCACACTGGTGGTGACGCTGCGCAAGTTTGTCAGCCTCATCTTCTCCATCCTCTATTTCCGCAACCCCTTCACGGCCTGGCACTGGCTGGGCACTGCCTTTGTCTTCGTGGGGACTCTCATGTACACAGAGGTGTGGAACAGCCTCGGGCCCCTCCTGGCCCGCTGGAGGAAGAGGCCGAAGGAGGAATAGCAGCTGGATACTCACTGCATGGacctttttattgttttatagagcagagcagcaggaaatcCCCCTAAAGGGGGTCCTTTTTATAACACAGGGGAGGTGTTGGCTGTGCCAAGCTCCTGGGAAACATGGAGCCTCTGCTGGGAACCTGCCTGGAATAATGGGTCGTGGTGGGAGGATACGGTTACTTTTGGGAGGTGCATTTTGTTATGCAACCCTTTGCTtcccccccccatccccccagCCCTTCACCTTCTCCTTCACATTTAAATAACCCTTTTAAAGTAATATAAAAGCTGACCCAATTCTTGATCAGGATCCCAACGTTGTGCTTTTCTCCAGTCCTCCCAGCTTCGTTGAGGTGAACCCTGAGCCCATTTGGTGCCGTCCTTTAATAGCCAGGTTACTGTAGTGGATGACTGAGCCCCAGGGAGCCACCAAGACACTGCTGTTTATGGAGCAGGTTTTTAGTTACACTGGAAATTCCAGGCCTGGCTGTTAACAGAGTCCTTGTTGCCTGATCCTACCACTTTTGCTGGGAGGACATTGGTTACAACCCATATCTTCCACTTTCTCCAGACTCTCTACCAGGGAGTGGCTTTGGGGACTTACCTCCAAGCCACCAAGCTCCTGTCACTAATATCATGATGTTGTGCTGATACCTAATGAGGTGGAGGGTGTCAGGGGTTCCTGCTTCTGCTAGTCCTTAGTGTAGGTCACTTTTCAGCCAcatcttcctcctttttccatCATCCCAAGCGTGGCCACAGGAGAATTTGTTACCTACAGTCAGCTGCAGTGAGTTGTACTGAATCACCTGTGTGTCTGGGACATCCCAGTGTAGAATCATGGAACATTTTGGCTTGGGAGCGACCTTTTATGAACCCCGACGAGAAAGGTTGCctaaagccccatccagcctggtcttgagcaCTTTGAGGGATGGGGTCTCCAcggcctctctgggcagtctgctcCAGTGCCTCCCCACTCTCAGAGTGAAGAATTTGTTTCTAACACCAAGTCTAACTCCTATTTTAAAACAGCTaccccttgccctatcactacaCACCTCAGGGTACAAACATTGCCAAGGAATTTCAGAAGGGCCAGAATAGCTGAACTTACTTCTGTTGCTGGGAAGGGGCTGGTTTTCCTGTCCTTTTACCCAGCCctccccttttctttctgtctcccATTCCTTGGAGATCAGCTTCACTGCTGACATTTCTATGCATCCACCTGGTGCAGGACCAGTGTCCCATACCAGACCAGTGTCCCATACCATCACCTCTTGCATGGCACACAGAAAACTTGCAATAGCTTTGGATGCATGTCTTCCAGCTAGGCAAAGAGCAGCACTGTTCTAGGAGCTGTTCACGGTTGAGCAGAGCAAAGGTTGATGAGCAGCCTTGTTTTTCTTGGTCTTGGAGCAGCAGCGGAGCACATGCATGGATTTTATTGTCTTGATTTTCCTTTAACACCGTGGTCACTTCATTGTGATGCTTCCCCTGCTCAGCCATGAGAGCATCCAGTAGTGTCAAGTTGATCACATCAAGCTTGGCCAAGGGAGGACAGCAATAATCTGATATTCTTCCACCAACATCCTCATGgcttttttcagtatttacagCCCCTCCAACATGAGAGCTGTGCTTATGCTGGTGGTGCACTGCTCCTGTCAACAACAAAGCACCGCACAGCCCTGGGTGTAGGGAGAAGTAGAAAGAGCAAAACCTGCAATACTTGTGAGTACTGCTaataagcaaagaaaagaaggaaaaacaaacatgatgCAAAGACAATCCCTTGCTGCCTCCCAGTTAAACCAATGCCAACCACTTCCCAAGCAATGGCTACCATCCCAAAActccttcccctcctttttattCCTAATTTTTATTAAGAGCAGCTGTGTGGCTGTCCCCCAGCTTGTTACCAATCCGTGGCCTAATCACAGTGAGGGCAGagtgggaggggaaaaaatgagaaagcattgaccctgtgctgctcagcaatAGGTTAAACATTGGTGTACTGTTAGCATTTACCCCATCCCACCCAGAACCAGATGAAGGTTTTGTCCTTCTGGTTTGATTTCTCCTGAGCCTGAAAAAACCTTTCATATTATCAGAACTGGGATATTTCCAAGGATTTTCTGGATGTGGAAACTATTCCCCAGCAGCTTCCCTGTATGCTATGCAGCTCAGCTCTTGCTCGTGGCTGTGGTTTTTGCAGCCTGGGTTGAGGAGTTAGCAAAACAACAGCTGAGCAGGTGCCTGAGTGCCTGTAACATAGTGTACATAGCCTACTCCCCAGGTTGTTGCCCTTTGTATCGACAAAATTGCATGTTGTCACCCATTTCTGTGTGATGATGGTACATTTGGAGATGTTCGGGttccttttttttaagctgtaaTTCCCTCAAACCAGGTATCAATCATGGgttatatttttgttgttatccCATACCTTTTTTTAACTGTCTGTagtgtgattctgtgtgtttccaaatatttattgttgtaGAAGTGTCAGCGATTCCTTTCCTGCTGTGGGAGAGCTCCTCTGGTTGTGAGGTGAGGGGAAGGTTCCTGCAAAAGTGCCCCAATAGCCAAAAATAGTATTTGAATCCTCATCACCCAGAATAAGGGTACTGATTTGTTTGGGTTTTATGTTTGCAATAGAAATGATAGAGTGATAggacacatttttttttagcagaggCAGGCAAAGCGATGAGCCAAGATGCTTTTAGACCAGTGCTTTGAATTGAGAGCTTTTGGGTTGGCTGGTTGGGCTTGGGGGTATTTTCGATGTTGTtgaggtttggttttgttgaacaaaataaatatctccTGTTCAAAACACGAGGGTCCTTTTGTTTCTCCTTGTGTATTTTGCTTCTGGCAGTCAGCTGGCGGCGATCAGTAAATTACTGGGGAACTGAAAACATACAATTTATCCTTCCTTTAATAAGAG is a genomic window of Meleagris gallopavo isolate NT-WF06-2002-E0010 breed Aviagen turkey brand Nicholas breeding stock chromosome 1, Turkey_5.1, whole genome shotgun sequence containing:
- the SLC35B4 gene encoding UDP-xylose and UDP-N-acetylglucosamine transporter produces the protein MHPALAVCLVFCGCCSNVVFLELLVRQFPGCGNIVTFSQFLFIAVEGFIFEANFGRKRPAIPMRYYLIMVAMFFTVSVVNNYALNLNIAMPLHMIFRSGSLIASMALGIIILKKRYSLSKYASIALVSMGIFTCTFMSAKQVASDSSLNEEDGLHVFLWWLLGIAALTFALLMSARMGIFQETLYKQFGKHSKEALFYNHALPLPGFVLLAPNIYHHAVLFSQSEPFQIPVIGLTLPIMWFYLLMNVITQYVCIRGVFILTTECTSLTVTLVVTLRKFVSLIFSILYFRNPFTAWHWLGTAFVFVGTLMYTEVWNSLGPLLARWRKRPKEE